One window from the genome of Ignavibacteriales bacterium encodes:
- the rpoC gene encoding DNA-directed RNA polymerase subunit beta': MPYRMQENAAKTIETITIGLASPDDILSRSHGEVTKPETINYRSFRPEKDGLFCEKIFGPIKDWECHCGKYKRIRYKGIVCDRCGVEVTQKAVRRERMGHIALAVPVVHIWFFRSLPSKIGNIIGMTTKELEKIIYYESYVVINPGPTGLSAKDLISEDQYFEILYSLPAGNEKLDENDPKKFVAKIGGEAVRELLKRSDVETLFHQLREQSKVETSQQKKADLLKRLRVLEAFREDDIKPMNKPEWMVLSVVPVIPPELRPLVPLEGGRFATSDLNDLYRRVIIRNNRLKRLIDIKAPEVILRNEKRMLQEAVDALFDNSRRGNAVRSDSNRPLKSLSDMLKGKQGRFRQNLLGKRVDYSGRSVIVVGPELKLHQCGLPKDMAVELFKPFIIRKLIERGHNKTVKSARKVVDRKDPLIWGILENIIEGHPIMLNRAPTLHRLGIQAFQPILIDGKAIQLHPMVCTAFNADFDGDQMAVHVPLSYEAQLEASLLMLSSHNILSPQNGNPIVIPTQDIVLGCYYLTKVKEGAYGEGLRFSSPEEVLIAYNSKAVDLHAKIKVKFDGKIIDTTTGRVIFNQIVPKEMGFLNELLIKKIFSGFIYKLFIKLGNKVTAKFLDDLKDLGFRYATAAGISVSFSDMIVPEEKIKLIDDSNKKVGAILNEHEQGVITDAERYNKIIDVWTHTTNNVAKSLMEKLKTDQLGFNSLHMMVDSGARGSQEQVRQLAGMRGLMMKPQKSLTGQSGEIIENPIVANFREGLSVLEYFISTHGARKGLADTALKTADAGYLTRRLCDVAQDVIISEIDCGTIRGVAVTALKDVEQEREPLSERITGRVAQEDVYDPRTDEMIVEAGQLINEGIAEKIEDANIESVYIRTVLTCESKRGVCAKCYGRNLTTGKLVEIGEATGIIAAQSIGEPGTQLTLRTFHLGGTSSRIASQSQVETNVEGKVSYEKVNFVERTDFFGKTKVVIGRRGSINITDKDNRQIKKFDVPYGSELIVNDGQAIKKGIPLFNHDPYNSVILTDIAGKVTFVDLVDGVTMQQVTDEQTGHVQKVVIESKDKTLTPSILITPVEEKTGSHKSHAKDFEEGKKIFNIPNRAYISVEEGEVVQAGTILAKISKQTTKTRDITGGLPRVTELFEARSPHDPAIVAEIEGMVKFGARKKGSREIIIIAPDGSYEKVYSVPYGKHILVQESDEIPVGEKITDGPIDPHDILKIKGTNAVQEYLVNEIQDVYRLQGVKINDKHIEIIVRQMLQKLKVVSSGDTRFIEEDYVDRIEFNTENDKIKTMVYITDPGGSKFKTGQLLTRNKFRELNIELQRKSKKLIEARDAEAATFEHVLLGITQAALSTDSFLSAASFQETTKVLTNASIEAKTDYLIGLKENVVMGHQIPAGTGLKKYRNILLKGEEVVKEAEQTEEIKEVVV; this comes from the coding sequence ATGCCATATAGAATGCAAGAAAATGCAGCGAAGACAATAGAAACAATTACTATTGGTTTAGCCAGTCCCGATGATATTTTGTCTCGCTCACACGGTGAAGTTACAAAACCAGAAACTATCAATTATCGTTCATTCAGACCAGAAAAAGATGGTTTGTTTTGCGAGAAAATTTTTGGTCCGATTAAAGATTGGGAATGCCATTGCGGTAAATATAAAAGAATCCGTTACAAAGGAATTGTTTGCGATAGATGCGGAGTTGAAGTTACTCAGAAAGCAGTACGCCGCGAAAGGATGGGGCATATTGCCCTTGCAGTTCCGGTTGTACATATTTGGTTCTTCCGTTCTCTACCGTCTAAGATTGGTAATATAATTGGAATGACAACTAAAGAGTTGGAAAAAATTATATACTACGAATCTTATGTTGTAATTAATCCAGGTCCTACAGGATTAAGCGCAAAAGATTTGATTTCAGAAGATCAATATTTTGAAATTCTTTATTCCCTTCCTGCCGGCAATGAAAAATTAGACGAGAACGACCCCAAAAAATTTGTTGCTAAAATTGGTGGTGAAGCCGTTAGAGAATTGCTAAAGAGATCCGATGTTGAAACACTATTTCATCAATTAAGAGAACAATCCAAAGTAGAAACTTCACAGCAAAAGAAAGCTGATCTTTTAAAACGTTTACGAGTTCTAGAAGCTTTTAGAGAAGATGATATTAAACCGATGAATAAACCGGAATGGATGGTATTAAGTGTAGTTCCGGTAATTCCTCCAGAACTAAGACCATTAGTTCCGCTTGAAGGTGGAAGGTTTGCAACAAGTGATTTGAATGATCTTTACAGAAGAGTGATTATTCGTAATAACAGATTAAAAAGATTAATTGATATAAAAGCACCGGAAGTAATTCTTCGTAATGAAAAACGAATGCTTCAGGAAGCAGTTGATGCACTCTTCGATAATTCAAGAAGAGGAAACGCAGTAAGAAGTGATAGCAACCGTCCGCTAAAATCGTTAAGCGATATGCTTAAAGGTAAGCAAGGACGATTCCGCCAGAACTTATTAGGAAAAAGAGTTGATTATTCCGGTCGTTCTGTAATCGTCGTTGGTCCCGAGTTAAAACTGCATCAATGTGGTTTACCAAAGGATATGGCAGTGGAATTATTCAAACCTTTTATCATTAGAAAATTGATCGAGAGAGGACATAATAAAACTGTTAAGAGTGCAAGAAAAGTTGTTGATAGAAAAGATCCGTTAATATGGGGAATTCTTGAAAACATAATTGAAGGACATCCGATCATGTTGAACCGTGCTCCAACGTTGCACAGGTTAGGCATTCAGGCGTTCCAGCCAATATTGATCGATGGAAAAGCAATTCAACTTCATCCAATGGTTTGTACTGCATTCAATGCCGATTTCGATGGAGATCAAATGGCAGTGCACGTACCACTTTCTTATGAAGCACAGCTTGAAGCATCATTATTGATGTTAAGCAGCCATAATATTCTTTCACCACAAAATGGAAATCCTATTGTTATCCCAACTCAAGATATCGTTTTAGGATGCTACTACCTTACAAAAGTTAAGGAAGGAGCTTATGGTGAAGGTTTAAGATTCAGTTCACCAGAGGAAGTTTTAATCGCTTATAACTCAAAAGCAGTGGATCTTCATGCAAAAATAAAAGTTAAATTTGATGGGAAAATTATCGACACCACAACGGGTAGAGTAATTTTTAATCAAATTGTTCCAAAGGAAATGGGTTTCTTAAACGAGTTGCTGATAAAGAAAATATTTAGTGGATTCATATACAAATTGTTCATCAAACTTGGAAACAAAGTTACTGCTAAATTCCTAGATGATTTGAAAGATTTAGGATTTAGATATGCAACTGCAGCAGGAATTTCTGTAAGCTTTTCAGATATGATTGTGCCGGAAGAAAAAATTAAATTGATTGATGATTCCAATAAAAAGGTTGGTGCAATTCTAAACGAACATGAACAAGGTGTTATTACGGATGCTGAAAGATACAATAAGATTATCGACGTTTGGACTCATACAACAAATAACGTTGCAAAATCTTTGATGGAAAAATTGAAAACTGATCAACTTGGCTTTAATTCTCTTCATATGATGGTTGATTCTGGTGCAAGAGGTTCGCAGGAACAGGTTCGTCAATTGGCTGGTATGCGTGGATTAATGATGAAACCGCAAAAAAGTTTAACTGGTCAATCTGGTGAAATTATTGAGAATCCAATCGTCGCAAATTTTAGAGAAGGATTATCAGTACTGGAATATTTTATCTCAACTCACGGTGCACGTAAAGGATTAGCTGATACTGCTCTTAAAACAGCTGATGCTGGTTATCTTACCAGAAGACTTTGCGATGTTGCGCAGGATGTAATTATTTCAGAAATAGATTGTGGTACCATCCGTGGTGTTGCAGTAACAGCTTTAAAGGACGTAGAACAAGAACGTGAACCATTATCAGAAAGAATAACCGGTCGTGTAGCGCAAGAAGATGTTTACGATCCACGCACCGATGAAATGATTGTTGAAGCTGGTCAATTGATTAATGAAGGTATCGCTGAAAAAATTGAAGACGCAAATATTGAATCAGTTTATATTCGTACAGTTTTAACTTGCGAATCTAAACGCGGTGTTTGTGCAAAATGTTATGGTAGAAATTTAACAACTGGAAAACTGGTAGAAATTGGTGAGGCAACTGGTATTATAGCTGCACAATCAATCGGTGAACCTGGTACGCAGCTTACATTAAGAACATTTCACCTTGGAGGTACTTCGTCACGTATTGCAAGTCAGTCCCAAGTAGAAACAAATGTTGAAGGAAAGGTTAGCTACGAAAAAGTTAATTTTGTTGAAAGAACTGATTTTTTTGGAAAAACTAAAGTTGTAATAGGAAGACGTGGTTCAATAAATATTACGGATAAAGATAATAGGCAAATAAAGAAGTTTGATGTTCCTTATGGATCTGAGTTAATTGTAAATGATGGACAAGCAATCAAAAAAGGAATTCCTCTTTTCAATCACGATCCATATAACTCAGTAATTCTAACAGATATTGCGGGCAAAGTTACCTTTGTGGATTTAGTTGATGGTGTAACCATGCAGCAAGTAACAGATGAACAGACTGGTCACGTGCAAAAAGTTGTTATTGAATCTAAAGATAAAACATTAACTCCGAGTATATTGATTACACCGGTTGAAGAAAAGACTGGCTCGCATAAATCACATGCAAAAGATTTTGAAGAAGGTAAAAAGATATTTAACATTCCCAATAGGGCATACATCTCTGTTGAAGAAGGAGAAGTAGTTCAAGCTGGAACAATCCTTGCAAAAATATCTAAACAAACTACAAAGACCAGAGATATTACAGGTGGGTTACCCCGTGTAACAGAATTATTTGAAGCAAGAAGTCCGCATGATCCTGCCATAGTAGCAGAAATAGAAGGAATGGTTAAGTTCGGAGCAAGGAAAAAAGGCTCTAGGGAAATTATAATTATTGCTCCAGATGGTTCTTACGAAAAAGTATATTCCGTTCCTTACGGTAAACATATTCTCGTTCAAGAAAGTGATGAAATTCCTGTAGGTGAAAAAATCACCGATGGACCAATCGATCCACATGATATTCTTAAAATTAAAGGAACTAATGCTGTTCAAGAATACTTAGTAAATGAAATACAGGATGTTTATCGTTTACAAGGTGTTAAAATAAATGATAAACACATTGAAATTATCGTTAGACAGATGTTACAAAAACTAAAAGTTGTGTCATCTGGTGATACAAGATTTATTGAAGAAGATTACGTTGATAGAATTGAATTTAACACTGAAAATGATAAAATTAAAACGATGGTTTATATTACTGATCCAGGAGGATCCAAATTCAAAACCGGGCAACTTTTAACCAGGAATAAATTCAGAGAATTAAACATCGAATTACAACGAAAAAGTAAGAAATTGATCGAAGCAAGAGATGCGGAAGCTGCAACATTTGAACATGTTTTATTAGGAATTACCCAAGCTGCACTTTCGACAGATAGTTTCCTTTCTGCTGCTTCATTCCAGGAAACAACCAAAGTATTAACAAATGCCTCAATTGAAGCCAAAACAGATTATCTGATTGGCTTAAAGGAAAACGTTGTTATGGGTCATCAAATTCCGGCCGGCACTGGATTAAAGAAGTACAGAAACATCCTGCTTAAAGGAGAGGAAGTGGTAAAAGAAGCTGAACAAACTGAGGAAATAAAGGAAGTAGTAGTATAA
- the rpsL gene encoding 30S ribosomal protein S12, producing MPTINQLVRKGRIRILSKNKAPALEACPQKRGVCTRVYTTTPKKPNSALRKVARVRLTNGIEVTAYIPGEGHNLQEHSIVLIRGGRVKDLPGVRYHIIRGTLDTSGVEDRKKARSKYGAKKPKAK from the coding sequence GTGCCCACAATAAATCAGTTAGTTCGAAAAGGGCGTATTAGGATTTTATCGAAAAACAAAGCTCCTGCTCTTGAGGCTTGCCCTCAAAAACGAGGAGTTTGTACTAGAGTTTATACAACGACACCTAAAAAACCAAATTCAGCTTTACGAAAAGTTGCAAGAGTTAGGTTAACAAATGGAATTGAAGTTACTGCTTATATTCCTGGCGAAGGACATAATTTGCAGGAACACTCAATAGTATTAATCAGAGGTGGTAGAGTAAAAGACTTACCAGGTGTTCGTTATCATATAATTCGTGGTACTTTAGATACAAGCGGTGTTGAAGATCGTAAAAAAGCTCGTTCTAAGTACGGAGCTAAAAAACCAAAAGCAAAATAA
- the rpsG gene encoding 30S ribosomal protein S7, which yields MRKRRAEKRYIKPDPKYNDLNLAKFINAIMYEGKKNAARRVVYEGFEIIEERTKKAAMDVFNRAINNVQPYVEVRSRRVGGATYQVPMEVRPERRLALAYRWIKTYARARNEKSMAAKLASELISASNGEGSSIKKKDDTHKMAEANKAFAHFKW from the coding sequence ATGAGAAAAAGAAGAGCCGAAAAAAGGTATATAAAGCCTGATCCAAAATATAATGATTTAAATCTGGCAAAGTTTATCAATGCAATAATGTACGAAGGCAAAAAAAATGCCGCACGTCGTGTTGTTTATGAAGGATTTGAAATTATTGAAGAACGCACTAAAAAAGCAGCAATGGATGTATTTAATAGAGCGATAAATAATGTTCAACCTTATGTTGAAGTAAGAAGTAGAAGAGTTGGTGGTGCAACCTATCAAGTTCCAATGGAAGTTAGACCAGAAAGACGGTTGGCGTTAGCTTATCGTTGGATTAAAACCTACGCACGGGCTAGAAATGAAAAATCCATGGCAGCTAAACTTGCCTCAGAATTGATTTCAGCTTCAAATGGAGAAGGTTCGTCAATTAAGAAGAAAGATGATACTCATAAAATGGCAGAAGCAAATAAAGCATTTGCTCATTTCAAGTGGTAA
- the fusA gene encoding elongation factor G, translating to MHERVSIDKVRNIGIMAHIDAGKTTTTERILFYTGKTHRMGEVHDGAATMDWMEQEKERGITITSAATTCFWNDYQINIIDTPGHVDFTVEVERSLRVLDGAIALFCAVGGVEPQSETVWRQADKYSVPRIAFVNKMDRVGADFFHAVEMMKDRLGANAVPVTLPIGEGDLFVGIIDLISFKALMYHEETYGATHDEIPIPQSLKEIANKYRTLMLEAVSDVDDTLLEKYLEGKNISENEIIKVLRQATIQAKIIPVLCGSSFKNKGVQRLLDAVIEFLPSPIDVGDIQAHHPDTKDVVVRKVNEDEEFTGLAFKIMSDPFVGKLTYVRVYSGTCNAGSYVYNSVSGRKERVGRILKMHANHRQDVDEIIAGDIAAIVGLKYTKTGDTLCNEDDPIIMEKMIFPEPVIQIAIEPKTKADQDKLSEALAKLSDEDPTFKVKVDDETGQTLISGMGELHLEILVDRMKREFKVEANVGKPQVAYRESITATVNVEGKFIKQSGGRGKYGHVWIELSPNEPGKGYEFTNAIVGGVVPKEYITPVSAGIQESMRNGVIAGFPVVDIKAKLYDGSYHDVDSDEISFKVAGSMAFREGAKKAKPVLLEPIMAVEVITPEDYLGDVMGDLNSRRGKIEGFAARKDAQVIKATVPLSEMFGYATILRSMTQGRAIYSMQFSHYHEVPKSIADEIAEKTQVRRSVTTN from the coding sequence ATGCACGAAAGAGTAAGTATAGATAAAGTTAGAAATATTGGGATTATGGCGCACATAGATGCGGGTAAAACCACTACTACTGAGAGAATTCTGTTCTACACAGGAAAAACTCACAGGATGGGTGAAGTACACGATGGTGCTGCTACAATGGATTGGATGGAACAGGAAAAAGAACGTGGAATTACAATTACGAGTGCAGCAACTACTTGTTTTTGGAATGATTATCAAATAAATATAATTGATACGCCTGGGCATGTTGATTTTACTGTAGAAGTTGAAAGGTCTTTAAGAGTTCTTGATGGTGCTATTGCTCTGTTCTGTGCAGTTGGCGGTGTTGAACCACAATCAGAAACTGTATGGCGGCAAGCTGATAAATATAGCGTTCCCAGAATTGCTTTTGTAAACAAGATGGATCGCGTTGGTGCAGATTTTTTTCACGCTGTTGAAATGATGAAAGATAGATTAGGCGCTAATGCTGTACCTGTTACATTACCAATTGGTGAAGGTGATCTGTTTGTTGGAATTATTGATCTTATTTCCTTCAAAGCACTTATGTATCACGAAGAAACCTATGGTGCCACTCACGATGAAATTCCGATTCCTCAAAGTTTAAAAGAGATTGCTAATAAATATAGAACCTTAATGCTCGAGGCTGTTTCTGACGTGGATGATACTCTGCTGGAAAAATATTTAGAAGGTAAAAATATTTCGGAAAATGAAATTATTAAAGTGTTAAGACAAGCAACTATTCAGGCAAAAATTATCCCGGTTCTTTGTGGATCATCCTTTAAAAATAAAGGTGTGCAAAGATTGTTAGACGCTGTTATTGAATTTTTACCTTCCCCAATTGATGTTGGAGATATTCAAGCACATCATCCTGATACAAAGGATGTTGTTGTTAGAAAGGTAAATGAGGATGAAGAGTTTACTGGATTAGCTTTTAAGATTATGTCTGATCCATTTGTTGGTAAGTTAACTTACGTTAGAGTTTATAGCGGCACCTGTAATGCTGGCTCATATGTTTATAACTCAGTATCAGGAAGAAAAGAAAGAGTTGGTAGAATTCTTAAAATGCACGCCAACCATAGACAGGATGTTGATGAAATTATTGCTGGTGATATTGCAGCAATTGTTGGATTGAAATATACAAAGACTGGTGATACATTATGCAATGAAGATGATCCAATAATTATGGAAAAGATGATATTTCCAGAGCCAGTTATTCAAATTGCAATTGAACCGAAAACTAAAGCTGATCAGGATAAACTATCAGAAGCTTTAGCAAAATTATCTGATGAAGATCCCACTTTTAAAGTAAAAGTTGATGATGAAACAGGACAGACATTAATTAGTGGAATGGGCGAACTTCATTTGGAAATTCTTGTTGATAGAATGAAACGCGAGTTTAAAGTTGAAGCAAATGTTGGTAAACCACAGGTGGCTTACAGAGAATCAATTACTGCAACTGTTAACGTAGAAGGTAAATTTATTAAACAATCAGGTGGACGTGGAAAATACGGTCACGTCTGGATTGAACTTAGTCCTAATGAACCTGGTAAAGGTTATGAATTTACAAATGCAATTGTTGGTGGTGTAGTTCCTAAAGAATATATTACTCCAGTTTCTGCTGGTATTCAGGAATCAATGAGAAATGGAGTTATTGCTGGATTTCCTGTTGTTGATATTAAAGCAAAATTATATGATGGTTCTTATCACGATGTTGATTCAGATGAAATTTCCTTTAAAGTTGCCGGATCTATGGCATTCAGAGAAGGTGCGAAAAAAGCGAAACCAGTTTTACTTGAACCCATTATGGCTGTAGAAGTTATTACACCTGAAGATTATTTAGGCGATGTAATGGGCGATCTAAATTCCCGCAGAGGAAAAATTGAAGGCTTTGCTGCCCGAAAAGATGCTCAGGTTATTAAAGCAACCGTTCCGCTTTCAGAAATGTTTGGTTATGCAACAATTTTAAGATCAATGACTCAAGGAAGAGCGATTTATTCAATGCAATTTTCACATTATCATGAAGTACCAAAAAGTATAGCGGATGAGATTGCAGAAAAAACACAAGTAAGAAGATCAGTTACAACCAATTAA
- the tuf gene encoding elongation factor Tu: MAKEKFDRSKPHVNVGTIGHVDHGKTTLTAAITMALSRKGLSAIRTFDSIDNAPEERERGITIATAHVEYSTANRHYAHVDCPGHADYVKNMITGAAQMDGAILVVAATDGPMPQTREHILLARQVGVPKMVVFLNKVDAVDDPELIELVEEELRDLLTKYEFPGLEIPIIKGSALHALEAGTDLTTKMDDPRFTCIWELMEAVDNYIPLPERSVDKPFLMPVEDVFSITGRGTVATGRVERGQVKIQEEVELIGLGVHKKTVVTGIEMFRKELDAAMAGDNAGILLRGIDKNEIERGMVLAKTGSITPHKVFEGEVYILSKEEGGRHTPFFNGYRPQFYFRTTDVTGVATLPEGTEMVMPGDNVKLKVELISEIAMEEKLRFAIREGGRTVGSGVVTKIIS; encoded by the coding sequence ATGGCAAAAGAAAAATTTGATAGGAGTAAACCTCACGTTAACGTAGGAACTATTGGTCACGTAGATCATGGTAAAACCACATTAACGGCTGCCATCACTATGGCGCTTAGCAGAAAGGGCTTATCAGCAATCAGAACATTTGATAGCATTGATAATGCTCCGGAAGAAAGAGAAAGAGGTATTACTATTGCAACAGCTCACGTTGAATACTCAACAGCTAATAGACACTACGCTCACGTAGATTGTCCTGGTCACGCAGATTATGTTAAAAACATGATCACTGGTGCTGCACAAATGGATGGTGCAATTCTTGTCGTTGCTGCTACTGATGGTCCAATGCCTCAAACCAGGGAACATATTCTTTTAGCTCGTCAGGTGGGTGTTCCAAAAATGGTTGTATTCTTAAATAAAGTTGACGCAGTTGATGATCCTGAATTAATTGAATTGGTTGAAGAAGAGTTGCGAGATTTGTTGACTAAATATGAATTCCCGGGTCTTGAAATTCCGATTATTAAAGGATCTGCGCTTCATGCTTTAGAAGCTGGTACAGATCTAACCACAAAGATGGACGACCCAAGATTTACATGTATTTGGGAACTTATGGAGGCAGTTGATAATTATATTCCGCTTCCAGAAAGAAGTGTAGATAAACCTTTCTTAATGCCAGTTGAAGATGTTTTTTCAATCACTGGTCGTGGTACTGTTGCTACAGGTAGAGTTGAAAGAGGACAAGTTAAAATTCAGGAAGAAGTTGAATTGATTGGACTTGGTGTTCATAAGAAAACAGTTGTTACCGGTATTGAAATGTTTAGGAAAGAATTAGATGCAGCAATGGCTGGTGATAATGCTGGAATTCTTTTAAGAGGTATTGATAAAAATGAAATTGAAAGAGGAATGGTTTTAGCTAAAACCGGAAGCATCACTCCTCATAAAGTTTTTGAAGGTGAAGTTTATATTCTTTCAAAAGAAGAAGGTGGAAGACACACACCATTTTTTAACGGATACAGACCACAATTTTATTTTAGAACAACTGACGTTACCGGAGTTGCAACATTACCAGAAGGAACCGAGATGGTTATGCCTGGTGATAATGTAAAATTAAAAGTTGAGTTGATTTCTGAAATTGCAATGGAAGAAAAACTTCGCTTTGCTATTCGAGAAGGTGGTAGAACAGTTGGATCTGGTGTTGTAACCAAGATTATATCATAA
- the rpsJ gene encoding 30S ribosomal protein S10, with product MAGQKIRIKLKSYDHILIDKSTEKIIKTVKSTGAVVSGPIPLPTKKTIYTVLRSPHVDKKSREQFEIRAHKRIIDIHNSNNKTVDSLSKLEIPAGVDIEIKL from the coding sequence GTGGCTGGACAGAAAATAAGAATAAAATTAAAATCGTACGATCATATTCTTATTGATAAATCGACTGAAAAGATAATTAAGACTGTAAAGAGTACTGGAGCTGTTGTTTCTGGTCCAATTCCTCTTCCAACTAAAAAAACTATTTATACAGTCCTTCGTTCACCTCACGTCGATAAAAAGTCGAGAGAACAATTCGAAATTAGAGCACATAAAAGAATAATTGATATTCATAACTCTAATAACAAAACCGTCGATTCCCTTAGTAAATTGGAAATTCCGGCGGGTGTTGATATAGAGATAAAGTTATAA
- the rplC gene encoding 50S ribosomal protein L3 — protein MPGLIGKKLGMSNFFASDGTLVPVTIIQAGPCPVVRIINKENDGYEALLLGFGTRKVKNISKPVLGQFKKSGVTPTASIKEFKNFDVNNYKIGDSINVELFTEGEFVKVTGKTKGKGFQGVMRRHNFGGVGGTTHGQSDRLRAPGSIGSSSYPSRVFKGQRMAGRMGYDQVTIRHLKVIKVIAEKNIIMVKGSVPGSINSIVEINK, from the coding sequence ATGCCTGGATTGATTGGTAAAAAACTGGGAATGAGTAACTTTTTTGCTTCAGATGGAACGCTTGTTCCGGTCACTATTATTCAAGCTGGTCCTTGTCCTGTAGTTAGAATAATAAACAAAGAAAATGATGGTTACGAGGCTTTACTATTAGGCTTCGGAACCAGAAAAGTAAAAAATATTTCCAAACCAGTGTTGGGTCAATTTAAGAAAAGTGGAGTTACACCCACAGCTTCTATAAAAGAATTTAAAAATTTTGATGTTAACAATTACAAAATTGGTGACAGTATTAATGTTGAACTTTTTACTGAAGGTGAGTTTGTAAAAGTAACTGGCAAAACAAAAGGAAAAGGATTCCAGGGTGTAATGAGAAGACACAACTTTGGTGGCGTTGGTGGTACAACTCACGGCCAAAGTGATAGATTACGCGCACCTGGTTCTATCGGTTCCAGTTCTTATCCTTCAAGAGTATTTAAAGGACAAAGAATGGCTGGTAGAATGGGTTATGACCAGGTTACAATAAGACATCTTAAAGTAATTAAAGTGATTGCAGAAAAAAATATAATTATGGTAAAAGGATCAGTTCCTGGATCCATAAATTCAATAGTTGAAATTAACAAGTAA
- the rplD gene encoding 50S ribosomal protein L4: MTLDVYKIDGTKSGETVELKDDIFNIEPNDHAIYLTVKAHLANQRQGTSKAKERNEVRGGGKKPWRQKGRGGARAGTSRSPLWVGGGTIFGPKPRDYYQDINKKVKKLARKSALSYKVKDEQLMVVEDFNLDAPKTKEFSNILKALKLENKKALLLTNGNLENIYKSSRNIPKINVLDAVNASTYDILNNQMVVIQKGAVEAFEKTFSSNIVKVVE, translated from the coding sequence ATGACATTAGATGTTTATAAAATAGATGGCACTAAAAGCGGCGAAACCGTTGAATTGAAAGATGATATTTTCAATATCGAGCCAAACGATCACGCCATTTATTTAACTGTTAAGGCTCATTTGGCAAACCAGCGCCAGGGTACTTCTAAAGCTAAAGAAAGAAACGAAGTGCGTGGTGGTGGAAAAAAACCTTGGCGACAAAAAGGAAGAGGTGGTGCAAGAGCAGGTACATCACGTTCACCACTTTGGGTTGGTGGTGGTACTATCTTTGGACCTAAACCAAGGGATTATTATCAGGACATTAATAAAAAAGTTAAAAAGCTGGCAAGAAAATCTGCACTTTCATATAAAGTTAAAGACGAGCAATTAATGGTTGTGGAAGATTTTAACCTTGATGCACCTAAAACAAAAGAGTTCTCCAATATTCTTAAAGCATTAAAGTTAGAAAATAAAAAAGCTCTTCTGCTAACAAACGGAAACTTAGAGAACATTTACAAATCTAGCCGTAACATTCCCAAAATTAATGTTCTTGATGCAGTTAACGCTTCAACTTATGACATTCTTAATAATCAGATGGTTGTTATTCAAAAAGGCGCAGTTGAAGCTTTCGAAAAAACATTTAGCAGCAACATTGTTAAGGTGGTTGAATAA
- the rplW gene encoding 50S ribosomal protein L23, with translation MRQVLIKPLITEKMNALAEAQNKYGFIVDYAANKIQIANAVEEKFNVVVFDVNTIRYDGKTKTQFRKSGRFTGKSPKFKKAIITLVKGQKIDLFEEVQ, from the coding sequence ATGCGACAAGTTTTAATCAAACCGCTCATTACGGAAAAGATGAATGCATTAGCTGAAGCACAAAACAAATATGGTTTTATTGTGGATTATGCGGCTAATAAAATCCAGATTGCAAATGCAGTTGAAGAAAAATTTAATGTAGTTGTTTTCGATGTAAACACTATTAGATACGATGGTAAAACTAAAACACAATTTAGAAAAAGTGGAAGATTTACTGGTAAATCTCCAAAGTTTAAGAAAGCAATTATAACATTAGTAAAAGGTCAAAAGATAGACCTGTTTGAAGAAGTTCAGTAA